From a single Actinomycetota bacterium genomic region:
- a CDS encoding acyl carrier protein, producing MDEQALFRKVQSVLAERLARDPGEITRESRLQEDLEVDSLDLVDLSMVLEDEYGIDILEGEVGDIVTVGDVVRLVLDRLLQKEGEVK from the coding sequence GTGGACGAGCAGGCGCTATTCCGGAAGGTCCAGTCCGTGCTGGCCGAGAGGCTGGCCCGGGACCCGGGGGAGATAACCCGGGAATCGCGCCTCCAGGAGGACCTGGAGGTGGACTCCCTGGACCTGGTGGACCTCTCCATGGTCCTGGAGGACGAGTACGGCATCGACATCCTGGAGGGAGAAGTCGGCGACATCGTGACCGTGGGCGACGTGGTCAGGCTGGTCCTGGATCGCCTGCTGCAAAAGGAAGGTGAGGTGAAGTGA
- the fabF gene encoding beta-ketoacyl-ACP synthase II yields the protein MRRRVVITGMGPVTSLGMCLSSFWNALKEGRSGISTITSFDPRGLPSRIAGEVSDFDPQAFMDGKTAQRLDRFCQFAVAAARLALDDAGLPEGRELEEAGVEDHRAAVVVGSGIGGMSTLESQHRVMLERGYARVSPFTIPMIIPNMAAGVLGMVLGFRGPNLCTVTACAAGAHALGVGFQLVAGGWADLCLAGGVEASVTPLSVASFCSMRALSTRNHDPEGASRPFDADRDGFVIAEGAGLLVLESLEGALERGARVYAELAGFGMSCDAYHMTAPDPESRGAALCMEEALRSAKMRPEEVGYINAHGTSTPYNDRAETLAIKKVFGELAYRIPVSSTKSMTGHLLGAAGGVEAIATVMALHEGVLPPTINLENPDPECDLDYVPGESRPAEARAALSNSFGFGGHNACLAFRAWEGE from the coding sequence GTGAGGCGCCGCGTGGTCATCACGGGCATGGGACCGGTGACCTCCCTGGGCATGTGTCTTTCCAGTTTCTGGAATGCCTTGAAGGAGGGGCGCTCGGGGATCTCGACCATCACCTCCTTCGATCCCCGCGGGCTTCCCAGCCGCATAGCGGGGGAGGTCTCCGACTTCGATCCCCAGGCCTTCATGGACGGCAAGACCGCCCAGCGCCTGGACCGCTTCTGCCAGTTCGCGGTGGCCGCCGCCCGCCTGGCTCTCGACGACGCCGGCCTCCCGGAAGGGAGGGAGCTGGAGGAGGCGGGGGTGGAGGACCACCGCGCCGCGGTGGTGGTGGGCTCGGGCATCGGGGGGATGTCCACCCTGGAAAGCCAGCACCGGGTGATGCTGGAGCGGGGGTATGCCCGCGTCAGTCCCTTCACCATCCCCATGATCATCCCCAACATGGCCGCCGGGGTGCTGGGCATGGTCCTCGGCTTCCGGGGACCCAACCTGTGCACGGTCACCGCCTGCGCCGCCGGTGCCCACGCCCTGGGCGTGGGTTTCCAGCTGGTGGCGGGAGGTTGGGCGGACCTCTGCCTGGCGGGAGGGGTGGAGGCCAGCGTAACCCCCCTCTCGGTGGCCAGCTTCTGCTCCATGCGCGCCCTCTCCACCCGCAACCACGACCCGGAAGGGGCCAGCCGGCCCTTCGACGCCGATAGGGATGGCTTCGTCATCGCCGAGGGGGCCGGCCTCCTGGTGCTGGAGAGCCTGGAAGGCGCCCTGGAAAGGGGAGCCCGCGTATACGCGGAGCTGGCCGGCTTCGGGATGAGCTGCGACGCCTACCACATGACCGCCCCGGACCCGGAGTCGCGGGGGGCCGCGCTGTGCATGGAGGAGGCCCTGCGCTCGGCGAAGATGCGTCCCGAGGAGGTGGGCTACATAAACGCCCACGGGACTTCCACTCCCTACAACGACCGCGCGGAGACCCTGGCCATCAAGAAGGTCTTCGGCGAGCTGGCCTACCGCATCCCGGTCTCCTCCACCAAGTCCATGACCGGCCACCTCCTGGGAGCGGCGGGGGGCGTGGAGGCCATCGCCACGGTCATGGCCCTCCACGAGGGGGTACTTCCACCCACCATCAACCTGGAGAACCCGGACCCGGAATGCGACCTGGACTACGTCCCCGGGGAAAGCCGCCCGGCCGAGGCGCGGGCGGCCCTGAGCAATTCCTTCGGCTTCGGTGGCCACAACGCCTGCCTGGCCTTCCGGGCCTGGGAAGGAGAATAG
- a CDS encoding molybdopterin molybdotransferase MoeA — MAGIEVQGRRRDKMLSVEEARRRVLETIRPLEPVEVPLLEALGMTLADDVVAVNDIPPFDNSAMDGYAVRAEDVSGAAEDSPVELEVLGDLPAGYTAEVAVGPGQALRIMTGAPLPPGADAVVPVEVTRAEEGRVLVVEGVSRGDNVRRAGEDVRAGERVIAAGTPVGPAELGMLASLGYARVRCFRRAVVGIISTGDELVEVEAELPPGKIRDSNSYTVYGMVREAGGEPLRLGIVRDDAALLERTIMDNLDRVDLFVTSGGVSVGDYDMVKDVLGKLGEMNFWKVAMRPGKPQAFGHIGGKPLFGLPGNPVSVMVSFEQFVRPALLKMMGRSSLFRPQVTAVLDAPIGRRTGRTEFIRVIAEWRDGRWHARPTGPQGSGILKSMVLGNALAVLPEEVGRLEPGSEVTIQLLRP, encoded by the coding sequence GTGGCCGGGATCGAGGTGCAGGGTAGGAGGAGAGACAAGATGCTGAGCGTGGAGGAAGCCAGGCGTAGGGTACTGGAGACCATACGGCCCCTGGAGCCGGTGGAGGTCCCCCTGCTGGAGGCGCTGGGGATGACCCTGGCCGATGACGTGGTGGCGGTCAACGACATCCCCCCGTTCGACAACTCGGCCATGGACGGTTACGCCGTGCGGGCGGAGGACGTGAGCGGGGCAGCGGAGGACAGCCCGGTGGAGCTGGAGGTGCTCGGGGACCTCCCGGCGGGGTACACAGCGGAAGTGGCCGTGGGACCCGGCCAGGCCCTGCGCATCATGACCGGGGCACCCCTACCGCCGGGAGCGGACGCCGTGGTCCCGGTGGAGGTGACCCGCGCCGAGGAGGGGCGGGTGCTGGTGGTGGAAGGAGTTTCCAGGGGAGACAACGTGCGCCGCGCGGGGGAGGACGTGCGGGCCGGGGAGAGGGTCATCGCCGCCGGGACCCCGGTGGGTCCCGCCGAGCTGGGGATGCTGGCCTCCCTGGGTTACGCCCGGGTGCGCTGCTTCCGGCGCGCCGTGGTGGGCATCATCTCCACCGGGGACGAGCTGGTGGAGGTGGAGGCGGAGCTCCCTCCCGGAAAGATACGGGACTCCAATAGCTACACGGTCTATGGCATGGTCCGGGAGGCGGGCGGGGAACCGCTGCGCCTGGGCATCGTGCGCGACGACGCCGCCCTCCTGGAGCGGACCATCATGGACAACCTGGACCGCGTGGACCTCTTCGTCACCAGCGGTGGGGTCTCGGTGGGAGATTACGACATGGTCAAGGACGTCCTGGGAAAGCTGGGCGAGATGAACTTCTGGAAGGTGGCCATGCGCCCGGGAAAGCCCCAGGCCTTCGGGCACATCGGGGGAAAGCCCCTCTTCGGCCTCCCCGGGAACCCCGTTTCGGTGATGGTCTCCTTCGAGCAGTTCGTCCGTCCCGCCCTGCTCAAGATGATGGGACGCTCCTCCCTCTTCCGTCCCCAGGTCACCGCCGTCCTGGATGCCCCCATCGGGAGGCGAACGGGGCGGACGGAGTTCATCCGGGTGATCGCGGAGTGGAGGGACGGTCGCTGGCACGCGCGCCCCACCGGGCCCCAGGGGAGCGGGATACTGAAGTCCATGGTCCTGGGCAACGCCCTGGCCGTCCTGCCGGAGGAAGTGGGGCGCCTGGAGCCCGGTTCGGAGGTGACCATCCAGCTCCTGCGCCCCTGA
- a CDS encoding ABC transporter ATP-binding protein, translating into MTPLLSLRGVEREYDGRRVLQVGELDIEEGSVTAVVGPNGSGKSTLLRIINLLERPTRGEIVFWDGKQLSTLERGERRKLAAQMTMIFQDPILFRRTVEDNLAYGLKVRGMPRAERKARVREMLERLGLEHLASRDVRTLSGGEAQKVALGRALILRPRLLLLDEPLSNLDLPTRREMLRLLPLLVREAGVTAVYVSHDYHEVLEVADRLAVLIGGTLQQVGKPGEVFARPVSEEVASFLGAENLLEGEVVAGKGEMVRIRVGEGELLALGDFPVGSRVKVLVHPEEVVLHVPGEEAGSARNRLSARVLEVREMGGMVKVRLDCGFPLTAHVTRPSREEMGIAPGKAFTAALKATSLHIMPFSGARE; encoded by the coding sequence ATGACTCCCCTCCTGTCCCTGCGCGGCGTCGAGCGGGAGTACGACGGACGGCGCGTGCTCCAGGTGGGAGAGCTGGACATAGAGGAGGGGTCGGTCACCGCCGTGGTGGGGCCCAACGGCTCGGGGAAGAGCACCCTCCTGCGCATCATCAACCTGCTGGAAAGACCTACCAGGGGGGAGATCGTTTTCTGGGACGGGAAGCAGCTCTCCACGCTGGAGCGCGGGGAGCGGCGGAAGCTGGCGGCGCAGATGACCATGATCTTCCAGGACCCCATCCTCTTCCGTCGCACCGTGGAGGACAACCTGGCCTACGGGCTGAAGGTCAGGGGGATGCCCCGAGCGGAGAGAAAAGCACGTGTGCGGGAGATGCTGGAGCGCCTGGGCCTGGAGCACTTGGCCTCCCGGGACGTGCGCACCCTCTCCGGCGGGGAGGCCCAGAAGGTGGCCCTGGGCCGGGCCCTCATCCTCAGGCCCCGCCTGCTGCTCCTGGACGAGCCCCTCTCCAACCTGGACCTTCCCACCCGCCGGGAGATGCTGCGCCTCCTCCCCCTCCTGGTGCGGGAGGCGGGGGTCACCGCCGTCTACGTCTCCCACGACTACCACGAGGTCCTGGAGGTCGCCGACCGCCTGGCGGTGCTCATAGGCGGAACGCTCCAACAGGTGGGGAAGCCGGGGGAGGTCTTCGCCCGACCGGTTTCCGAGGAGGTGGCCTCCTTCCTGGGGGCGGAGAACCTCCTGGAAGGCGAGGTGGTGGCTGGGAAGGGAGAGATGGTGCGCATTCGGGTGGGGGAGGGGGAGCTGCTGGCCCTGGGGGATTTCCCGGTAGGCTCCCGGGTGAAGGTCCTGGTGCATCCCGAGGAGGTGGTCCTCCACGTCCCCGGGGAGGAGGCCGGTTCGGCGCGCAACCGGCTTTCCGCCCGGGTCCTGGAGGTGCGGGAGATGGGAGGGATGGTGAAGGTGCGCCTGGACTGCGGGTTCCCCCTCACCGCCCACGTGACCCGCCCTTCCCGGGAGGAGATGGGCATCGCCCCGGGGAAGGCTTTCACCGCCGCCCTGAAGGCCACCTCCCTCCATATAATGCCCTTCAGCGGGGCACGGGAGTAG
- a CDS encoding ABC transporter permease — translation MGEIWQGLVEAVRLIARLDPYVMRITLFTLYVCALATLVGMLLGIPLGSVLALYRFRGRRLLVTLVNAGMGLPPVVVGLFVYLFLKRRGPLGFLEWLYTPKAIILAEVVLAMPLIAGITMAALQNADPRIRLQARSLGAGEMRAALTLLRENRLSLLAAVIAGFGGVISEVGAAMMVGGNLLLNGQPYTRTLTTATVLEVGRGDSVRAIALGVILLGITFLLVWFMTLLQQGTAFHGPGRVARGILSRLRGREVA, via the coding sequence ATGGGAGAGATATGGCAGGGATTGGTGGAGGCCGTCAGGCTCATCGCCAGGCTGGACCCCTATGTCATGAGGATCACCCTCTTCACCCTCTACGTGTGCGCCCTGGCCACCCTGGTCGGCATGCTGCTGGGTATCCCCCTCGGGTCGGTCCTGGCCCTCTACCGTTTCCGGGGCCGCCGGCTCCTGGTCACCCTGGTCAACGCCGGAATGGGCCTCCCCCCGGTGGTGGTGGGGCTCTTCGTCTACCTCTTCCTCAAAAGAAGGGGACCACTGGGTTTCCTGGAGTGGCTGTATACCCCCAAGGCCATCATCCTGGCCGAGGTGGTGCTGGCCATGCCCCTCATCGCCGGGATAACCATGGCCGCGCTGCAGAACGCCGACCCGCGGATAAGGCTTCAGGCCAGGTCCCTGGGGGCCGGGGAGATGAGGGCCGCCCTGACCCTGCTGCGGGAGAACCGCCTTTCCCTCCTGGCCGCGGTCATCGCCGGTTTCGGGGGGGTCATCTCCGAGGTGGGGGCGGCCATGATGGTGGGGGGCAACCTGCTCCTCAACGGCCAGCCCTACACTCGCACCCTGACCACGGCCACCGTGCTGGAGGTCGGTCGCGGCGACAGCGTGCGGGCCATCGCCCTGGGGGTCATCCTCCTGGGCATCACCTTCCTACTGGTGTGGTTCATGACCCTCCTCCAGCAGGGCACGGCCTTCCACGGTCCGGGCAGGGTAGCCAGGGGCATCCTCTCCAGGCTGAGGGGGAGGGAGGTGGCATGA
- a CDS encoding substrate-binding domain-containing protein: MRRPRKTFMLALVLALAVTVWITGCGNRAAEEAPRAELILATTTSTQDSGLLDAWIPMFEEEYPYSVKVIAVGSGKAMEMGRNGECDVMLVHSPGDEEKMVEEGYAVNRRAVMHNDFVIVGPPEDPAGVGSSVKASDAMQKIVKAGAKFVSRGDNSGTHTKELSLWEEAGLAPSGPWYMESGKGMGDTLRIVSQEKAYTLTDRGTFLKLKKDLDLVVLLEGDPLLFNYYHVMEVNPERWPDVNQAGARAFSDFVTGRKAQELLETFGVKEYGEPLFFPDAL; encoded by the coding sequence ATGCGCAGGCCGAGGAAAACCTTCATGTTGGCCCTGGTCCTGGCCCTGGCGGTGACGGTATGGATCACGGGATGCGGCAACCGGGCCGCTGAAGAGGCGCCGAGAGCCGAGCTCATCCTGGCCACCACCACCAGCACCCAGGACTCTGGGTTGCTCGACGCCTGGATACCCATGTTCGAGGAGGAATACCCTTACTCCGTCAAGGTTATCGCCGTGGGAAGCGGCAAGGCCATGGAGATGGGCCGCAACGGTGAGTGCGATGTCATGCTGGTGCACAGCCCCGGGGACGAGGAAAAGATGGTGGAGGAAGGCTATGCCGTCAACCGTCGGGCGGTGATGCATAACGATTTCGTTATCGTGGGTCCCCCCGAGGACCCGGCCGGCGTGGGGTCAAGTGTGAAAGCGTCGGATGCCATGCAGAAGATCGTTAAGGCGGGAGCCAAATTCGTGTCCCGGGGAGACAATTCCGGAACCCATACCAAGGAGCTGAGCCTGTGGGAAGAGGCCGGCCTGGCTCCTTCAGGCCCCTGGTACATGGAGAGCGGGAAGGGCATGGGAGACACCTTGCGCATCGTTTCCCAGGAGAAGGCCTATACTTTGACCGACAGGGGGACCTTTCTCAAGCTGAAGAAGGACCTCGACCTGGTCGTGCTCCTGGAAGGTGACCCCCTTCTTTTCAACTATTATCATGTCATGGAGGTCAACCCGGAGAGGTGGCCGGACGTGAACCAGGCCGGGGCGCGGGCCTTCTCCGATTTCGTCACCGGGAGGAAAGCGCAGGAATTGCTGGAGACCTTCGGCGTGAAGGAGTACGGGGAACCTCTTTTCTTCCCCGACGCCCTGTAG
- a CDS encoding PAS domain S-box protein, protein MGKRDEDEERYRAIIENQALGISEVDPEENFLFANPAAHRIFGVPPGSLVGRNLSEFMDEDSFRVIRLETEKRKRGESSTYDVAIRRGDGKRRIIRVTASPRFDERGNFISALAIYSDVTELKKAEETLYQRERYYRALLHNAADMISILDGEFRFRWGSRSTALTTGYDRSIYGRTILEFIHPEDLEKARADMNKVLENPGVPLYINSRFRHADGSYHHHEAIVTNLLQDPVVGGIIINSRDITERVAMEEKLRASVRELDAFAATVAHDLRVPLSLISGYAELLRYADTTEEEREAFLDNITKAARRLEEMTASLLAYAQAGSPEGKLTKVDPATVIAEVAEERGAELDSRGIALEVEGNLPNIQADPLKLRQVFFNLLDNAIKYTSGCDNPHVRIGGRREGDMVTLFVSDNGCGVDPSMAQDIFLPFRRGTGEAGGLGIGLATVKRAVEGWGGRVWVESTPGEGASFYFTARAADAG, encoded by the coding sequence ATGGGCAAGCGGGACGAGGACGAGGAACGCTACCGGGCCATCATAGAGAACCAGGCCCTGGGGATAAGCGAGGTAGACCCCGAGGAGAACTTCCTTTTCGCCAACCCTGCCGCCCACCGCATCTTCGGCGTGCCGCCGGGAAGCCTGGTGGGCCGCAACCTAAGCGAGTTCATGGACGAGGATTCCTTCCGCGTGATCCGGCTGGAGACCGAGAAAAGGAAGCGGGGTGAGAGCAGCACCTACGACGTGGCCATACGCAGGGGCGACGGGAAGAGGCGCATCATACGGGTCACCGCCTCCCCCCGCTTCGATGAGCGCGGCAATTTCATCAGCGCCCTGGCCATCTACTCCGACGTCACCGAGCTCAAGAAAGCGGAAGAAACCCTGTACCAGAGGGAGAGGTATTACCGCGCCCTCCTCCACAACGCGGCGGACATGATCAGCATCCTGGACGGGGAGTTCCGCTTCCGCTGGGGAAGCCGCTCCACCGCCCTCACCACCGGCTACGACCGGAGCATCTACGGACGGACGATTCTGGAATTCATCCATCCCGAGGACCTGGAAAAGGCGCGGGCGGACATGAACAAGGTTCTCGAGAATCCCGGCGTACCTCTGTACATCAATTCCCGCTTCCGCCACGCCGACGGCAGCTACCACCACCACGAGGCCATAGTCACCAACCTCCTGCAAGATCCGGTGGTGGGGGGAATCATCATCAACTCCCGTGACATCACGGAGAGGGTGGCCATGGAGGAGAAGCTGCGGGCCAGCGTCCGGGAGCTGGACGCCTTCGCCGCCACCGTGGCCCACGATCTGCGGGTCCCCCTTTCCCTCATCTCCGGTTATGCCGAGCTTTTGAGATATGCCGATACCACCGAGGAGGAGCGGGAGGCATTCCTGGATAACATTACCAAAGCGGCCCGGAGGCTGGAGGAGATGACCGCCTCTCTCCTGGCCTACGCCCAGGCGGGGAGCCCCGAGGGAAAGCTCACCAAGGTGGACCCGGCGACGGTCATAGCCGAGGTGGCAGAGGAACGCGGTGCGGAGCTGGACTCCCGCGGAATAGCGCTGGAGGTGGAGGGGAACCTCCCCAACATCCAGGCCGACCCGCTCAAGCTGCGGCAGGTCTTCTTCAACCTCCTGGACAACGCCATCAAGTACACCTCAGGATGCGATAACCCCCACGTCCGCATAGGCGGAAGGCGGGAAGGAGATATGGTCACCCTCTTCGTGAGCGACAACGGCTGCGGCGTGGATCCGTCCATGGCTCAAGACATCTTTCTGCCCTTCCGGCGCGGGACCGGGGAGGCCGGCGGCCTGGGCATCGGGCTGGCCACCGTGAAGCGGGCCGTGGAGGGTTGGGGCGGCAGGGTGTGGGTGGAATCCACGCCTGGGGAAGGCGCCTCCTTTTATTTCACGGCCCGTGCGGCGGATGCCGGTTAA
- a CDS encoding pyruvate formate lyase family protein, whose translation MEIGHFLPNYEISRYYGGYLVVQAAIVGGTDREGRDAVNDLTYLFLEVMEEAGLQDPNYQFIE comes from the coding sequence GTGGAGATCGGCCACTTCCTCCCCAACTACGAGATCAGCCGGTACTACGGGGGATACCTGGTGGTCCAGGCAGCCATTGTGGGAGGCACCGACCGGGAGGGGCGGGACGCGGTCAACGACCTCACCTACCTCTTCCTCGAGGTCATGGAGGAAGCCGGCTTGCAGGACCCCAATTACCAGTTTATAGAATGA